In Vicia villosa cultivar HV-30 ecotype Madison, WI unplaced genomic scaffold, Vvil1.0 ctg.000053F_1_1_2_unsc, whole genome shotgun sequence, the following proteins share a genomic window:
- the LOC131623141 gene encoding kunitz-type trypsin inhibitor-like 2 protein: MNHVLSLILSFLLFTFITNLPSNTAGPSYPTDVLDTDGDLLIQGSGYYIQPVNESAYSGGISLGKTANSKCPLNVVQSSFEFGFPVKFTIPKSPEAKIFTGYEVVIEFRDKPLCAKSSEWSVFVDNTTQLRYVGISGPGNDHGVEKINGRFVITEYRSGSSSYSLLFCYKMTGECAPLGLNEFNSEEGFSRLVLKSVNDFPVEFFNDGVDPNPDAGDKTSNMR, encoded by the coding sequence ATGAATCACGTTTTATCTCTCATCCTTTCCTTCCTCCTCTTTACTTTCATCACCAATCTTCCATCAAACACCGCTGGTCCTTCTTATCCTACTGATGTATTGGACACTGATGGTGACCTCCTTATCCAAGGTAGCGGATACTACATACAACCAGTAAATGAGAGCGCTTATAGTGGAGGGATATCCCTAGGCAAAACCGCTAATTCAAAATGTCCACTAAATGTCGTACAATCTAGTTTTGAATTTGGCTTTCCAGTTAAGTTCACCATACCAAAAAGCCCCGAGGCTAAGATCTTTACTGGTTATGAGGTTGTTATTGAGTTCAGGGACAAACCTCTCTGTGCTAAATCATCAGAATGGTCGGTGTTTGTTGATAACACTACTCAACTGAGATATGTTGGTATTAGTGGTCCTGGAAACGATCATGGTGTTGAAAAAATCAATGGAAGGTTTGTGATAACGGAATATCGATCTGGAAGCAGCTCTTATAGTCTTTTATTTTGTTACAAAATGACTGGTGAATGTGCTCCTCTTGGACTGAACGAGTTCAATTCTGAAGAAGGTTTTTCACGTTTGGTTTTGAAGTCAGTTAATGATTTTCCTGTCGAATTCTTTAATGACGGTGTTGATCCTAATCCTGATGCGGGTGATAAAACTAGTAATATGCGTTAG